The region CCGATTGTTCCATGTATAACCAGCCCAGATTTATATAGGAAACGATTTGAGAGGAATCTATTGAAAGGGATTTTTTATAACAGCTGACAGCCATGTTAAAATCTTTCTGTTGCATATAAAACCATGCCAGATTTTGCCATGATACGGGGCTTTCGGGGTGATAGCGGGAAACAGAAATAAAATCTTTTTCGGCATCTTTAACAGCATTATCATAATAATATGCATAAGCTCTGTTAGTAAGGGCAAGCATCTCTGATGAATCATTCTTCAATACTAAAGAAAAATCTTTAACTGCGCTTTTATAATCCCGTAAATATGCATAGGCTCTCCCTCTCTGTATATATGTTTTCATTAAATCAGGGTTATATTTAATAGCCAGGTTATAATCTTTTATAGCCCCGGATGCATCACCATTATTATATTTTAAAAATCCCCTATTGTAATAAGCTATGACATAATCCCTTTCTAATTCTATAGCACGGGTAAAGTTTTTTCTGGCATTATTAACATCTCCTTTTGTCATATAAACTGTACCTATGTTATTATATGCTTCAGCATAAAACACATCCAATTCAATAGCCTTTAAAAAGTCGCTTTGTGCCCGCGAAATTTCGTTTTTATTCAGATAATACACTCCCCTTTTATTGTATGGCATAGCAACAGTACTATCCGTTTTAATTGCCATGTTAAAATAAAAAATACTCAGGCTGTCATCCCGCCTGTTATAATAAATATCTCCAATGTTTGCAAAACATAATGCTTTTAATTTATTGTTGGTAGTAACTTTACTAGTTGTTAAAAAATCTTCCAAAGCTTTTTTATCGTTTTTGTTATCTAAAAACGAAAATGCCCTGTTAAAAAATGCATAAGAGTCTGTTGAATCCATTGCAATTGCTTTATTAAAACAAGCGATGGCAGTATCAGGCAGGTTTTCGCTCATATAAGCTGCAGCCAGATTACAATATGCGAAAGGAATGAGAGGGTTTTTATTCAGCACATCAGTAAATAATGTTTTTGTATCCCCCCATACTTTACTCCTGTTGTATGTTAAAAGTGATAAGCCAACAAGTAGTATGGCAAAACAAAATATCAAAACTTTTTTTAGTTTTTTGTTTTGAAATAAATATTTCTCTCCTAAAAATCCAGCAGAAATAAACAAACCCAGATAAGCAAAGTAGCTATATCTGTCAGCCACAACAAGCCTGCCTTGTATTGGTATAATATGCAAAACGATAGATATATTAACAAGAAAGAAAAACCATCCAAAAAGTATTATGTTATGAATCTTTTTTCTTTTAATAATCATATAAACAGACAATGCAATAACAAAAAATAATACAATCAGCGTATAAAAATATTCGGGCGGAAGTTGGCCATTTTCAAGCCGGAAAGGATATGGATGGACTGCATTCAGTGAAACAGGAGCAAAAAATTTACTGAAATAAAACCATAATGCATATCCAGCGAGCAAAATACGTTCAAAAAAAGAAAATGCATTTCTGCTTTCAGAATACCCTATCCAAAAGCCCTCAGAGTATTGAGGTAAATAATAAAACAGAAGAATAAACCCGGCAAGGCTTACCAACCCTATTAATCCAAATCTGATATGTTTTATAAAACGAGACAGATTTCTGTTCTGAAGCGCTTTTTCAAATAAAAGATACGGAATAAGCAATGGAATAAGTATGCCAAATATCATTACTTCTAACCTTATAAAAATGAATATTGTTAAACAGGTAATAACTATGAAAAATATGATTTTAGCTAAGTTTATTAAAGCATTTCTTCTAAAATAAAAAACGCCCGAGAAGAAATTTTCTATTATTTGTTTTTTCTTAATTATAATAAGCACTAAAAGGAATGCTATTATAATTGCTGTCATCTCTATGCTTAAAAAAATAAAAATATCAAAAAGAATGAGTAAAAGAATTATTTTCTCAGCAATCAATTCTAAAGTAAATTTTCTTTTTAGCACTATATCAATCATAATAAAAACTGCGGGGACAAGTAGCCCCTGAACCTTTGAAAAAGAAGCAAGTATCAACATTAGTGATGATAAAATAAAATAATGTATCTTGAAATCTTTTTTCTGGTATTTTATATAAAACAAAATAGCAGCCAATGAAAAGAAAGTAAATAACAGGTCCTTTAGTTCCGATATCCATGCAACAGATTCCACGCGCATGGGATGCAGTGCAAACAACAAAACTACCAAACTTATTGTAAAAATATTTTTTGTAAAACATTTAATTAAATAAAATACCAATACAACATTTAGCAGATGTACAACAAGACTCACCCAATGAAAGGGTTCCGGATTGTTTCCCCATATTTTATAAAGAAGCGAGTAAAAAGTTAGAGTAATAAAAGTAAATCTTTCTCTGTCAATATTATGGGAAATACTTTGCCAGTTCAAATTCTTAACATAAGCATTTTTTGTAATCTGGGCATCGTCATCCCATTGCAAAAATTCAAAATTTATAGTCTGGATATATGAAAAAAAACAAAAAACAAGAATAATAAACAGAAAAAAACCTTGTTCCGAATAAAAACTATTTTTACGAAGAGCCTTCATCAGCAATTTTTAAATATTTAATTTGATATAGAAACCAATCAAAGTAACAAAAATAACAGAAATAAAAGAAGAAATTATGAAACATCATATAAAATAAAAAAATTGTTAAAAAAAACTCATATAATATTAAATATTTACGTTTCATTGTGTATATTTGCTTTACATATTTTTTTTAAAAAAATTTATGGATTATGTAAATTATGAACAACTCATTTAAAGTATAAGCAATTTTGTAAGTCAAAGTCAATGAGACATATTTACCTTTCTGTATTTACTTGTTTTTTTATTATACTAATATATTTTCAGAGTTATTCACAATCCGTTTCATTTACAATCAATTATACTGGCGGAATGGCCCAGGGAGGCTGTTTAGTTTGCGGGCAAGATTATTGGTGTATAAATAACCCTCCTGCCCCAGATGGTGGAAAGATTGGCACATCAAATCCTTGCTGGTCAACTCAATTTTTTGACCCGGTACCACCAGGCAATGTCATTACGAATGTTGTTGTTAATTACTGGACTGCGGGTTGTGGCGGTGCAGCAATCTATGGAACATTCAGTAATAGCTCTTCAAATATATTTTCTGTTCCTGTTGCTTATGATGCAAACACTGGATGTTATTGCGATGATGCCCCGTGTGGACTGACATACTCAGTGACAAGCAATTTTCCTTGTGGAATTCCAGGCTACGCTTATGGAAATTATAATTACTTTACAATTTGTGCTAATGGCCCGATGTGCATCAACCGGGCACAAATTATTTTTTCATATGTAAATGTAAGTGTTCTTACGCCCACGATTACTGCCTCAGGACCTATTTCAATATGCCCCGGCGGTAGCGTCACTCTTACCGCAAACAGCGGATATAGTGCATATCATTGGAGTAATGGTGCAAATACTCAGGCAATAACAGTGTCACCTGCCACTACAACTACATATACGGTTAGTGTTACAACTTCCACTGGCTGCACTACAGCTAATGCATCTATAACCATTACTGTCAATCCCATTCCCACAGTGACTGCGTCTGCAAGCCCGACATCGATTTGCAGCGGACAATGTACAAATTTAACGGGCAGTGGAGCATCATCATACGGATGGATTCCCGGAAATCTCACAGGCACTACTGTTAATGTCTGCCCTACTACTACAACTACTTACACCGTTGCAGGTTATACTTCTGCAGGATGCTCAAATACAAGCACCGTTACAGTTACCTTAAATCCCAACATAACACCGACATTTAATGCTTTAGGGCCATATTGCCAGGGAGCTACACCAGGGACATTACCAACAACATCAACGAATGGCATTATAGGAACCTGGAACCCTTCAAGCATAAACACTTCAGCACCCGGAACCACAACATACACCTTCACTCCCAACACGGGACAATGTGGAAATGTTACAACAATGACAGTTACTGTTAATCCTAAGCCAACTGTTACTGCCAATGTAACTAATCCTTCTATCTGCACCGGACAATGTACCAACCTGAATGCAAGCGGAGCATCTTCTTATACGTGGATGCCAGGTAGTTTATCAGGCTCAACAGTAAATGTATGCCCAACGAACACTACAACTTATACCGTAACAGGTACTTCCGCAGCAGGATGTACAAACAGTGCTGCTGTTACTGTCACAGTTAACCCCAAGCCAACAGTAACTGCCAATGCAACATCACCATCTTTATGCAGCGGAGAGTGCACCAATTTAAATGCTAGTGGAGCTTCTTCTTACGTATGGATGCCAGGCAGCTTATCAGGCCCAACAGTTAATATCTGTCCCACAAGTAACACTACTTATACAGTTACAGGCACATCAGCTGCAGGATGTACAAATACTGCAACTGTTTCCGTCACTGTCAATCCTTCACCCAATGTCAGTATTACGACCCCTCCTCCGACTATTTGCAACGGACAGTGTACCAGCCTGACAGCCACCGGTGCAACAACCTACACATGGATGCCCGGGAGTCTTCCCGGTTCTTCAGTCAGCATTTGCCCGACCACAACAACCACTTATACTGTAACAGGAACAACAGGTGCTTGTTCTAATGCAGCTTCAATAACAGTTACTGTAAATCCCTCACCAACAGCAAATGCAGGGACAGATATTAATATAGGAGCATGTCTCACAGCACCAAACGCTACGCTAAATGGCTCAGGAACAGGCACTCCGCCACTTACATATTCCTGGTCTCCCACGACAGGACTTAATAATCCTAATATTTCCAATCCTGTTGCAGACCCAACTGCAAATACAACATATACGTTAACTGTTACTAACGGATATGGGTGTACAGCTACAGATGCTGTTAGTGTAACCATTGACCCCTTACCTTCGGCGAATGCGGGTACAGACCAAAGTATCGGAGCCTGTAATTCTGCCGCTAATGCCAATCTTAATGGAAGCGGAACCGGAACTTCACCATTATCATATTCTTGGACGCCCACAAACGGATTATCTAACCCAAACATTTCGAACCCTGTTGCTGATCCCAACATTACAACAAACTACACATTAACAGTTACAGATGCTTATGGATGTACAGCTTCCGATGCAGTATTAATAACTGTTAATAACCTGCCTTCTGCAAATGCAGGCAGTGATCAGAATATTGGGGCGTGTGCAAATGCTGCCAATGCAAACCTGAATGGTAGTGGTACAGGTACAGGGCCACTCTCATATTCCTGGATACCAACCGACGGCCTGAGCAACCCAAATATATCAAATCCTGTTGCCGATCCTTCTTCGACAACAACTTATACATTAACAGTTACTGACATATATGGATGCACTGCTACAGATACTGTTCTGATAACAGTTAATCCTATTCCTACAGTGAATGCAGGAGCTGATCAAAATATAGGAGCTTGTGCCAGCGCTGACAATGCAAACCTGAATGGTAGTGCTACGGGAACCGAGCCTTTTGCTTATTCATGGGTGCCTATTACAGGTTTGAGTAACCCAAACAGTGCCAATACTGTTGCTGATCCAACTGTTACTACTATATACACACTTGTTGTTACTGATGCTTACGGATGCACGGCAACGGATGATATAACAGTTATTGTGAATCCCTTACCCACAGCTAACGCAGGGCCTGACCAAAACATAGGAGCCTGTGGAAATGCAAGCAGTGCCTATATCTCAGGTTCAGGTACAGGAATAGCCCCATTATCCTTTTCATGGGTGCCTGTTACAGGACTAAATGACACCAATATTTCTAACCCTGTTGCTGATCCCTCAGTTACGACAACATATACTCTGACAGTAACCGATGCTTATGGATGTACAGCTACTGATGACATTATTATTTCTATTGATGACCTCCCTACTGCCAATGCCGGCCAGGACCAAACCATTGGAGGGTGTACAAACGCAGCAAATGCCAGCATCAATGCATCGGCAACTGGTATTACACCACTTGTCATATCGTGGCTACCCACTACAGGCCTAAACGACCCTACAATTCTAAACCCTGTTGCCGATCCGTCAGTTACAACAACATATACCCTGACAGTAACAGATGCTTATGGATGTACTGCTACTGACGACATTACCATTACCCTGGCACCCCTTCCAACAATTGATGCCGGTCCCGACCAAAATATTGGTGCATGCCTGAATGCTGCTAATGCCAATATCAACGCCATAGGAACTGGCGCTACACCGCTTACATATTCATGGTCGCCAACAACAGGACTTAACGACCCCAACATTTCTAACCCTGTTGCAAATCCTGCCACATCAACAGTTTATGTTGTTACACTTACTGATGTTTACGGATGCTCTGTAACTGATGATATTGCAATAATTGTTGACTCTTTACCAACATCGTATGCTGGAACAGACCAAAGTATCGGGGCATGCCTTACATCACCTGCTGCGAATCTGAATGGTTCTGGTTCCGGAACAGGACCGTTAGTTTATTCGTGGTTGCCAACAACCGGTGTTGCTGATCCCAATACCGCAGTTACAACAGCACACCCAACAAATACGACAGTTTACACCTTAACAGTTACTGACCTCTATGGATGTACAGCCACTGATGCCATTAATGTGATTGTTGACCCCGCACCAGTAGCTAACGCAGGACCTGATGCCGTCATAGGAACCTGCTCATGGTCAATGGCCAATCTTAACGGTAGTGCCACAGGTTCAACACCTTTTGGGTATAGCTGGTTGCCAACACAAGGACTAACCAATTCATATATTCCAAATCCACAGGCACATCCCTTCACAACAACCGTTTATACATTAACTATTACAGACATTTATGGATGTACCGCTGCTGACTTTGTTACCGTGACAGTTACACCTCTGCCAAATGTAACGGCAATTGCAAACCCCTCAACTATTTGCGAAGGTTTTTCAACAACTATAAACGCCAATGGGACTTTAACATATAACTGGTCACCCGGCACAGGCTTGTCATCTACTACAGGGCAAAGCGTTGTTGCTAACCCTCTTGCAACAACAACTTATACCGTTACAGGTAGCGACCAGTTTACCTGTACAGGTTCAACTCAGGTTACCATAAATGTTAATCCCAATCCTGTCTTAACCATTTCGCCTCCTGCACCGGCTATTTGTTATGGAGGCAATGTTACTCTTACTGCCGATGGTGCTTCATCATATTCATGGAACCCCTCCATTGGATTATCACAAGCTACAGGGCCTGTTGTCAGTGCTTTTCCAAACTCAACCATCACTTATACCCTTACAGGAACTACTCTTGGCTGTACAAGCACAGCCTCTGTAACGGTAACAGTAAATCCATTACCTATTGTGTCATTCAGCCCATTTAGCCAGATATGCCTTAACGACCTGCCTTTTTCTATAAATCTTGGCAGCCCTCCGGGAGGCATTTACACAGGGGAAGGTATTACAGGAACCGATAATTTCGACCCTGCCCTTGCAGGTGTTGGCTCCCACCTGATAACATATACCTATACCGATGATAACAACTGTACAAACTCGGCTTCACAATATGCCACCGTAAAACCAAGCCCCATATTAACGATAACCCCTCCTTCTGCATCATTATGTCTGGGAACATCTGTTTTAATATCAGCCAGCGGTGCCGATTCTTACAGCTGGTCGCCATCAAACACATTATCTTCGGCCACAGGCACACCGGTTACCGCCACACCAACGGAACCCACAACTTATACACTTGTAGGAGATATTGATGGCTGCACGGCTTCTGAAGGAATTACTGTCAACACATATACAACTATTCCAATCACTATTACTCCTCCCAGGGATTCTATATGCCCTGGTTCTTCAGTTATTTTAACAGCAAGCGGGGGAACACAATACACATGGGAACCTCCTGATGGTCTAAATACTAACATTGATACTGTAGTTATAGCTACCCCGGAAGTAACAACCTTTTACACCGTATATGCTTCTGATAATGACGGTTGCACAGGTACACAAACTGTCGCCATTGTTTTATATCCCGAAGCATTCCTGCACTTTACTGAAACTCCCCGTGAAGGCTGTGTACCGCTTAATGTTAATTTTGAATATTTACCCGACAGTACCCTTTACATGAACACACTGATGTTTAATTTTGGAGACCTGATGTCAACAACGGATTATTCTACACAGCCTGTTTGTTCTTATACTTATACCTATCACGGTATTTTTATGGTATCGCTTACAGCAATCTCTGTACATGGTTGCCATGCAGTAGGGTATGATACTGTATTTGCATATAAATCAACAGTAGCAAACTTTTATACGAAACCGGAAGTTGCAGAAACTGATAACCCGCTTTTTTTATTTTATGATGAATCTATGTATGCAGACCAGTGGTTATGGAATTTCGGGGACCCTGCTTCCGATGACAATAATACATCAACACTGCAATATCCTCAGCATGTTTATGGCGACAGCGGGCATTATGTTGTTATGCTCATTGCATCAAACGACTATAACTGCAGCGACACAGCGTTCAGAATTATTACCGTTAATGAATCATTTGCTTTTTATGTACCTAATTCTTTCACTCCAAATGAAGACGGAAAGAATGATTATTTCTTAGGAAAAGGTGTTGGATTCAGAGAGGATGAATTTGAGATGTATATTTTTGACAGATGGGGCAAGATGTTGTTCTATACCAAAGATTTTTCCGAAGGATGGGACGGTTATAACCCCAATGGAGTTACAACATGCTCCGAAGGTATTTATGTCTGGCTCATCAACGTCAGAGATGATAGCGGGATATGGCATATATTAAAGGGTACCGTAACACTCAATAAATAATCCGCCTTTTTCTTTTCAGTTAATTTTTAATTTTTTCTTGATTAATCATGATAGTTCAGGGTTAAAATAAGATAAAACTGTAATTTTATCAAAAAATTACTACTACTAAAATACCATGCTACATAAACCCTTGATAATACTTTTAATTTTCTTATGCTTACAAAATATAACCACAGCACAAACCAAAATAGTGTTTCAGAATTTTGAATTCAAAGAAATTATTGTTTCATATTCTCTGGTTCCTGATAAAAACGAATCAATTACCAATTATTTTATAGCTGAAATCGCACGCAGTATTCAAAAAAAAACTGAATTCACCAAATATACAATAACATTCAAACGAATAGAGCGGATTGCTGAAACAGAACCGGGGTTTTTTTCAGCCAGTTTTGAGTTGACAGATGTCAGTTGCACTGGGGATATTTTTTATAAAACATTTAATATTGCTGATGTGCTCATCCCGACACACTGCTCATTTCAGTTCAATGTATATGCAAATCAGATTAAGCCACTCACTCAAATAGTTAGGGATTCCAGCTTGCTTGGTACCGGCTACAACAAACTTGCATTTTTTAACTTCAATGACACATCTGGAACAAGCAAATTCACTGCTTATGCCGACAGCTTAACGTTTTTTTATAATAACACTTCACAACAGCGTTTTGCTTCAAAACTAAAATTAATTGATGAATATTTCCTGTCTGAGGCAATTATTGATAATTGTTATAAACAGATAAATACTTATGACTTCTACAATACCGACATGATAATTGTTTATGATATCAATTTGAAAGAACTTGAAAAAACGATTGAAGATTTGTATAACAAAGATTTTGCCGGGAAATTGAAACTTGTAAACCACGACCCTGTTAATTTTATTGACAGGTTTAACAAGTTATCAGATACAATAAATAATATCAGACAATCCCTGAATTATAAAATTGAAAACCTTGACAGGTTATACTATGAGAGGGGTATAGAAGAACTTAAAAAAGAAAATGTGCAAAATGCAGAGCTCATGTTCCATCGCTCCATTCTTTTCAATCAGCAATACACCCCATCACAGTTGGAACTTGTTAAATTATTGATGCACAAAGACAGCCTGTTTGAAGCAGCCAACAAAATGTCATTCATACTTCAGCATCTTAATCCCGAGCCCGAACTACATAAAAAAGTTTTATTGTATGCTGACACAGTCTATAATATGATGCTTTCAGCAGGAAATGATTTTATAAAAGATCAGAAATACAATGAAGCAATTGAAAGCTTTGAACAGTGTGTAAAATTTTGTTTGAATTCGGGGAATTATAATTGCTCAGGGAGCCATATAAAAGGACTAGCGATGGCTCGTTTTGGCATTTACCAATCCTACCTGAGTGTTTCACAGAAAGCTATTGATAAAGGGAAACTTGAACTTGCCGAGGCATACATAAAGGATGCATTGAAATATCAAAAAACATACAGTGAACATATAATTAACAATGCAGAAGCAATTTCAAAAATTGAAAAACTTATACTGGCTTATATCGCTTCAGGGGATACTTTAAACAATAAAAGGAGGTACGAAAAGGCAATGCAGAATTTTAAAAAAGCACAGCTTTTATCCGAAGAATATAACTTATCATTACCTCAAAACTTTGATAATAGCCTTACCAAAGCCCATCAGGGTGTTTATAAAAACCTCATCCAAAAAAGCAGGCAACAGCTTAACTCGGAATTGACAGAAGCTGCAGAAAAAACCTTACTCGAAGCTATAGCATACCAAAAACAAAATCCTGGTATCATAAAATACTCTGAAATATGCGACTCGCTTATGTCAAGCATACGCCTTATTCAATACAACTCAAACCTTAATAAAGGAAAACAATATTTGAATATTTACGATTATAAAACAGCACTAGGGTATTTTGACAAAGCCAAAAACATCGAAAATGAGTATAATTTTTCGTTAAAAACCAAGTTGGATTCTCTTAGAATTTTATGTGCCACCATCGTATTTTCTAATCGCATTTCAGGGATACAGTATATTTTAAATGATTACAATACCGATTCTGTGCTTACGGCAGTTAACGATATTGAGCAACAAATCGCTTTTTACAGACTTGAAAAAGACACTGTGATAAAAAACAGTTTTGATAAACTTAGAAAAAAAACACAAATCAAAAGATGCAACCTGGCAAAAAATAAGTACGATAGCCTGTTTATCCAGGCAAATAAAGCCATTGCCCTACAGGATTATATTTTGGCTGGCGACTTGTTTACAAAAGCTATCAACCTGGCAGAGGTTTATCCTGAATGTAATATCGACATAGAAAATGCTATCAACGAAAAGAAAAATTACCTCTTTCAGGCTAACTACCAACAAATGATAAGAAACGCCGAGGTGTCTCTCAACAGTAACAATTATAAATCTTTTTTGAACCAGTATTCAGAAGCTGAAAACTTCTGTTACAATATGCAGTTACAAAATGCCGGAATAATACACCAGACACTGACAGACAAACTGTATGCCTCATCCGACACTGCACTTATCATTTCGGCAGTTGACTTTTATCTGCAGAAAAACCAGGCTGAAAAATCATTACAATGCCTTAAATGTTTGAAAAATTTAAATTATCCTCCCTCAAAAACCAGAGGTTTGCAACAACAAATTGCGGTGATTCTTGCCATGAAAGATTACGCAGCCAATACAAACAACATTAAACTGAAACCTTCGGTGTATGTGATAAGCTATACCGCTGGCGACAAATGGTTCACAGTGTTTAAAAACATTTATATTACGACATGGAAATCATTAAAATAAAAAAATATACAGCTTATTTTTATTTACTTTTGCTACTATGTTTTTTATTATTTCAAAACTAATTGATTTTCTCCTCAGTCCTCTGATGTGGATTATTATCCTGCTTATTTCAGGATTATTTTTAAAAAATATTAAGAAGGCAAAAAAAGTTTACATCACCGCTTTTATTTTTTCCATTTTTTTTACCAATTCAGCCATTGTTGACGAATTGATACGTTTATGGGAAGTGCCTGTTATAACCGAATATAACAACAATGTTTACCAGGCCGGAATTGTACTGGGAGGTGGCATGGTAACACTGGATAAAGAAAATGACCGCTTGATTTTCAGAGAAAATACCGACCGCATTCTACAGGCGTTAGAATTATATCAAACAGGCAAAATAAAGAAAATCATTTTTTCCGGCGGCTCAGGCAGCCTGGTTTTTAAAGATATGCTGGAAGCGGTGCTATTGAAACGTTACTTCACCGGCATAGGCATTCCCGACAGCAACATCATGATGGATTCAACCTCAAACAATACTTACTACAACGCTGTTAACTGCGCTAAAATAATTAAAATGCATTGCGGAAAAGGAAAGTATTTGCTTATCACATCAGCGTTACATATGAAAAGAGCTGAAGCCTGCTTTGAAAATCAGGGTGTTTGTGTTACCGCTTACCCAACAAATAAAATGGTAAATAAGCGCCGCACCGATATTGGATAT is a window of Bacteroidales bacterium DNA encoding:
- a CDS encoding gliding motility-associated C-terminal domain-containing protein encodes the protein MRHIYLSVFTCFFIILIYFQSYSQSVSFTINYTGGMAQGGCLVCGQDYWCINNPPAPDGGKIGTSNPCWSTQFFDPVPPGNVITNVVVNYWTAGCGGAAIYGTFSNSSSNIFSVPVAYDANTGCYCDDAPCGLTYSVTSNFPCGIPGYAYGNYNYFTICANGPMCINRAQIIFSYVNVSVLTPTITASGPISICPGGSVTLTANSGYSAYHWSNGANTQAITVSPATTTTYTVSVTTSTGCTTANASITITVNPIPTVTASASPTSICSGQCTNLTGSGASSYGWIPGNLTGTTVNVCPTTTTTYTVAGYTSAGCSNTSTVTVTLNPNITPTFNALGPYCQGATPGTLPTTSTNGIIGTWNPSSINTSAPGTTTYTFTPNTGQCGNVTTMTVTVNPKPTVTANVTNPSICTGQCTNLNASGASSYTWMPGSLSGSTVNVCPTNTTTYTVTGTSAAGCTNSAAVTVTVNPKPTVTANATSPSLCSGECTNLNASGASSYVWMPGSLSGPTVNICPTSNTTYTVTGTSAAGCTNTATVSVTVNPSPNVSITTPPPTICNGQCTSLTATGATTYTWMPGSLPGSSVSICPTTTTTYTVTGTTGACSNAASITVTVNPSPTANAGTDINIGACLTAPNATLNGSGTGTPPLTYSWSPTTGLNNPNISNPVADPTANTTYTLTVTNGYGCTATDAVSVTIDPLPSANAGTDQSIGACNSAANANLNGSGTGTSPLSYSWTPTNGLSNPNISNPVADPNITTNYTLTVTDAYGCTASDAVLITVNNLPSANAGSDQNIGACANAANANLNGSGTGTGPLSYSWIPTDGLSNPNISNPVADPSSTTTYTLTVTDIYGCTATDTVLITVNPIPTVNAGADQNIGACASADNANLNGSATGTEPFAYSWVPITGLSNPNSANTVADPTVTTIYTLVVTDAYGCTATDDITVIVNPLPTANAGPDQNIGACGNASSAYISGSGTGIAPLSFSWVPVTGLNDTNISNPVADPSVTTTYTLTVTDAYGCTATDDIIISIDDLPTANAGQDQTIGGCTNAANASINASATGITPLVISWLPTTGLNDPTILNPVADPSVTTTYTLTVTDAYGCTATDDITITLAPLPTIDAGPDQNIGACLNAANANINAIGTGATPLTYSWSPTTGLNDPNISNPVANPATSTVYVVTLTDVYGCSVTDDIAIIVDSLPTSYAGTDQSIGACLTSPAANLNGSGSGTGPLVYSWLPTTGVADPNTAVTTAHPTNTTVYTLTVTDLYGCTATDAINVIVDPAPVANAGPDAVIGTCSWSMANLNGSATGSTPFGYSWLPTQGLTNSYIPNPQAHPFTTTVYTLTITDIYGCTAADFVTVTVTPLPNVTAIANPSTICEGFSTTINANGTLTYNWSPGTGLSSTTGQSVVANPLATTTYTVTGSDQFTCTGSTQVTINVNPNPVLTISPPAPAICYGGNVTLTADGASSYSWNPSIGLSQATGPVVSAFPNSTITYTLTGTTLGCTSTASVTVTVNPLPIVSFSPFSQICLNDLPFSINLGSPPGGIYTGEGITGTDNFDPALAGVGSHLITYTYTDDNNCTNSASQYATVKPSPILTITPPSASLCLGTSVLISASGADSYSWSPSNTLSSATGTPVTATPTEPTTYTLVGDIDGCTASEGITVNTYTTIPITITPPRDSICPGSSVILTASGGTQYTWEPPDGLNTNIDTVVIATPEVTTFYTVYASDNDGCTGTQTVAIVLYPEAFLHFTETPREGCVPLNVNFEYLPDSTLYMNTLMFNFGDLMSTTDYSTQPVCSYTYTYHGIFMVSLTAISVHGCHAVGYDTVFAYKSTVANFYTKPEVAETDNPLFLFYDESMYADQWLWNFGDPASDDNNTSTLQYPQHVYGDSGHYVVMLIASNDYNCSDTAFRIITVNESFAFYVPNSFTPNEDGKNDYFLGKGVGFREDEFEMYIFDRWGKMLFYTKDFSEGWDGYNPNGVTTCSEGIYVWLINVRDDSGIWHILKGTVTLNK
- a CDS encoding YdcF family protein; translation: MFFIISKLIDFLLSPLMWIIILLISGLFLKNIKKAKKVYITAFIFSIFFTNSAIVDELIRLWEVPVITEYNNNVYQAGIVLGGGMVTLDKENDRLIFRENTDRILQALELYQTGKIKKIIFSGGSGSLVFKDMLEAVLLKRYFTGIGIPDSNIMMDSTSNNTYYNAVNCAKIIKMHCGKGKYLLITSALHMKRAEACFENQGVCVTAYPTNKMVNKRRTDIGYYLIPDTAAIIRWEKFIHEVLGYFIYTLMGYI
- a CDS encoding DUF2225 domain-containing protein, with the protein product MKALRKNSFYSEQGFFLFIILVFCFFSYIQTINFEFLQWDDDAQITKNAYVKNLNWQSISHNIDRERFTFITLTFYSLLYKIWGNNPEPFHWVSLVVHLLNVVLVFYLIKCFTKNIFTISLVVLLFALHPMRVESVAWISELKDLLFTFFSLAAILFYIKYQKKDFKIHYFILSSLMLILASFSKVQGLLVPAVFIMIDIVLKRKFTLELIAEKIILLLILFDIFIFLSIEMTAIIIAFLLVLIIIKKKQIIENFFSGVFYFRRNALINLAKIIFFIVITCLTIFIFIRLEVMIFGILIPLLIPYLLFEKALQNRNLSRFIKHIRFGLIGLVSLAGFILLFYYLPQYSEGFWIGYSESRNAFSFFERILLAGYALWFYFSKFFAPVSLNAVHPYPFRLENGQLPPEYFYTLIVLFFVIALSVYMIIKRKKIHNIILFGWFFFLVNISIVLHIIPIQGRLVVADRYSYFAYLGLFISAGFLGEKYLFQNKKLKKVLIFCFAILLVGLSLLTYNRSKVWGDTKTLFTDVLNKNPLIPFAYCNLAAAYMSENLPDTAIACFNKAIAMDSTDSYAFFNRAFSFLDNKNDKKALEDFLTTSKVTTNNKLKALCFANIGDIYYNRRDDSLSIFYFNMAIKTDSTVAMPYNKRGVYYLNKNEISRAQSDFLKAIELDVFYAEAYNNIGTVYMTKGDVNNARKNFTRAIELERDYVIAYYNRGFLKYNNGDASGAIKDYNLAIKYNPDLMKTYIQRGRAYAYLRDYKSAVKDFSLVLKNDSSEMLALTNRAYAYYYDNAVKDAEKDFISVSRYHPESPVSWQNLAWFYMQQKDFNMAVSCYKKSLSIDSSQIVSYINLGWLYMEQSDYNNAGKYFMQALQVSPNNTEAIFMLGELNRKKGNNTTACDYFKKASDMGYPQAQAAWNKYCNN